TGCAGGATAATTGTAGATAACTTCCTGCACCTGGCCGTTTTCAGCCGGTACCTGGAACACCGTTTCAAAGCCTGCCGCTTTAAAACCGCTTCCGAAAGCGACAAAAGCGACCGTGGCGACCAATGTATACAAGATGAATTCCAGCCAGAACGTTTTTATTGAGGAATTTGATTGGTCCACAACTTTTATCAAGTATATCAATCCTGCCCCGAAACTGATAGCGAGAATCGCTTCACCAAGCGCAGCGGTGGTGACATGGATTTTCAGCCAGTCACTTTGCAAAGCGGGGATAAGCGGTGATATTTCCGTCGGAAACATGCTTGCAAATGCGATGACAAGCAGTGCGACAGGCATCGTGAACACACCGAGCACATTATTTCTGTAAATCAAATAAATGACGATGAACGCGAACACGAGCATCATACCGAAAAACGTTGTATATTCGAATAGATTGCTGACAGGGGCATGTCCGCTTGCAATCCACCTTGTTACGAAATAACCGAGCTGCGCCGCAAACCCGATCACCGAAACGGCGAAGCCGATTTTTCCCCATTTGGAATTTTTATTGTCCGCTTTTTTATCTCTAATCGACCCGGCAAACAAAAAGGTCGCCACCAGATACAATATGAATGCGGCGTATAACAGGTTACTGCTTAGCTCCGCCATTTGAATCCCCTCCTATTTCACTTTCCGCTTCGGCCTGGTCTGCCGGCGGATTGATTTCGGTATCTTCAAGCATATGATCAAGTTCACGCTTGATTCCATACCAATTTTTGTTTGTATGGGCTGCCAGCCATATTTCTCCGTCATTTCTCAATATCCAGATACGCCGGTAATTCCAGTACATCCCCTGGATGACACCAATCATGAAGATTAAGCCGCCGATTCCAAGGAACCACAGGGTATTATCCTTCCTGACAGTAAGGCCGGCCACATTTCTCGTATCAATCCCGTCGAAACTCATTTTAAAATCATTTTCACCTTCCGGCTCTATATTCGTACGGATTGCGACAAAACTGATCTCTCCATCAGGATGATCCGGTGTGTACATTTTGAAAATGAAACCGGGATTATCTGGAATCCTTGTTTTCGTTGACGGGACTCCGTTATTCAAGATGAAATTCGGATAATAGTTGACGATCTCCACCCGGTGGCCGCTGCCAAGATCATATTCGGACTTTGGATCATGCAGATCGACCGCAATATCTCCGAATGTTTTTCCCGTCTCCTTTTCTTCCAGCTTGAACATCATTTTATCCAGCTCATTCAGCTTGAAATCCACCTGATAAAGGGCAAATCCGTCAAACTTAAGCGGTTCATTGACCCTTATCGGATGGCTTTTGACTTTTTCAAGATCTTTTTCAGCCCCCGGTATTCCTTCGCCGGATTTCCGGTAAAGAACAGCATCTGTCTGGTAGTTTTTAGCGACCGATCCGCCGACACGGTTAATCGCTTCATTGAACTTGCCGCCTTCTTCCCCTTCGTTGTAAACATCCATTCTGAACTGCTTGCTCTCAAGATAGTATTCGCCTTCCGTACCGGGAATCGCTTTTGTTTCCCCGTCACGGAGCCATAATACT
The sequence above is a segment of the Bacillus marinisedimentorum genome. Coding sequences within it:
- the resB gene encoding cytochrome c biogenesis protein ResB, whose translation is MNEKQITCECGHENPYGTELCEACGKPLAEGADDQQKKPLLNMRYEGSARRSQIYNRSIIDKIWNFFSSVKVGVSIIIVTLIASSLGTIFPQEMYIPPNVLPEEHYKSEYGTAGQLYYLLGFHNLYGSWWYIILIAALGISIVIASIDRGVPLYRSLKNQRVTRHPRFMERQRLFSKSAPADPDLQMDKIRKAFEDKRYKVKEENGNLFAEKNRFSRWGAYVNHTGLIIFLLGAMLRFVPGMYVDEVLWLRDGETKAIPGTEGEYYLESKQFRMDVYNEGEEGGKFNEAINRVGGSVAKNYQTDAVLYRKSGEGIPGAEKDLEKVKSHPIRVNEPLKFDGFALYQVDFKLNELDKMMFKLEEKETGKTFGDIAVDLHDPKSEYDLGSGHRVEIVNYYPNFILNNGVPSTKTRIPDNPGFIFKMYTPDHPDGEISFVAIRTNIEPEGENDFKMSFDGIDTRNVAGLTVRKDNTLWFLGIGGLIFMIGVIQGMYWNYRRIWILRNDGEIWLAAHTNKNWYGIKRELDHMLEDTEINPPADQAEAESEIGGDSNGGAKQ
- the ccsB gene encoding c-type cytochrome biogenesis protein CcsB, giving the protein MAELSSNLLYAAFILYLVATFLFAGSIRDKKADNKNSKWGKIGFAVSVIGFAAQLGYFVTRWIASGHAPVSNLFEYTTFFGMMLVFAFIVIYLIYRNNVLGVFTMPVALLVIAFASMFPTEISPLIPALQSDWLKIHVTTAALGEAILAISFGAGLIYLIKVVDQSNSSIKTFWLEFILYTLVATVAFVAFGSGFKAAGFETVFQVPAENGQVQEVIYNYPAIAGPAGAELTGGSDFGPLFDAPAWMEGVNAARKLNTLIWSLLGGLFIYGVLRLLLRKRIAAALHPLVKNVNPKLVDEISYRAVTIGFPVFTLGALIFAMIWAQVAWTRFWGWDPKEVWALITWLFYAAFLHLRLSRGWEGEKSAWLAVGGFAIIMFNLVAVNLVIAGLHSYA